The sequence below is a genomic window from Bombus pyrosoma isolate SC7728 linkage group LG9, ASM1482585v1, whole genome shotgun sequence.
ATCCTACTTTATACAAGATATTCCAGACCCAAACTGCGCAAAATCAGGTCGTGCTGCATACTTTGATGTAAGattatttgtatatctttCTTCCCTGCGCCTCCTGCTTCTTCTCCTCTTACATCTACAATTACATCTGATTTCTTATGTTCTACTAACATTCTGGAatcattatttacatatttgtaggcaataaattattatacaggCAAAGACAGTTTAACGGATGTTAAGGATAGTTATTTTATGGGATATCATACCCCGTTAAAAAAGTCATCTGATTGGTACGAAGCATTGAGATCTGCTAGAACTGTCGCGGACAATATTACTACTATGATAAATAGTAAACATCTAACCAACGAGAAGATAACTATATTTCCATACAGGTttgtctcttttatttttatttacttttatagatttttaactCAAATGCACCACTTTCtcaaaatcgaatttttataaatttcccagattatatacgtatatacatatatacctaCACAAATATCATCATTATAccattatatcattattatcgttactgctattgttaatgaaaaattgtgcgtatgaaaaatttgataaattatttcttacagCGTATTCTATGTGTATTACGAGCAGTATCTCACAATCTGGAAAGAAACGCTATCGTCATTGGGTTTCTCTCTTTGTGTCATCTTTGTAGTGACTCTGATCCTAACAGAATTGTCGTTATTTTCGGCGATAATAGTAATACTGACAGTACTCATGATCATCGTAAATATAGGCGGTCTTATGTATTGGTGGCATATTCAATTAAACGCAGTTTCTCTCGTCAATTTAGTAGTGGTATGGTAACAAAATGGCACACATATAATTGCATACTAACAACGAATTACACGAATCTATactatttatgtatatgtacatatttgaatAATGTATAACAGAGCGTTGAAATCCGTAGAAATCTTATGAAGATCAACTATGATCACAGAAGAcagatatgtaaaaataattaaatatattcgattaaATCTCAACTTCTTACAGGCCGCTGGTATATCCGTAGAATTTTGCAGTCATATCATACATTCGTATTTAAAATCtacgaagaaaacaaaagttGATCGTGCGTCTGACGCACTTAACAACATGGGAAGCTCGGTATGTATAAATACTCTTTGTCTAtcaatattctaattaatatgttttctttcgttttgttccGTTGCAGGTATTCTCGGGAATCACATTAACGAAAATCGTAGGTATCATTATACTGGCGTTTTCGAAAACTCAAatcttccaaatatttttctttcgaatgtATTTGAGTATTGTACTTTTTGGTGCTGCGCATGGTCTAATATTTTTACCGGTGCTACTGAGTTTCATAGGTAGGGGAAATAAAGTTGCACATCGTACAACTCTTTTAAAGCTATATCgtatacattttgtattataaaatacataaagtaGTTAGATATACTTAACTATAATGCCGATACATTATTTTTGCGAGTATATAACAATTATGAATCAATTTTAGGTCCTTCAAGAACGTTAACAAAGGTAGCAaagaatgaaaacaaaaatggaggatatataaacaatatcacattcaacaaataataacaacgTGTAAAATGTACAAAGGGTTTTTGtccataaattattattacattttaagagcgcgaaaacaaattaattttctacttagTTTTGAAACACATTAGaatcatatataaaatagaatatatattaaattattatttctaaaaatatatttctatcgaataaaaataattaataatatcacatatctgcctaaatattagaaaagttGTACATATTACATCTCAACATCGAATCATTGAAATGCCGGTCCTGCACTTCAAATTATTGAATATCAGACAGAAGATTAagcagaaaaaataaaataattttcattctttgaccatcgtttcctgataacattttttaaatttcgatgtGTAATGTCtcattttagatattttcagttatatataatgtttgcATCTCATTatgtgtttatattttatgttattaagaAATGgtgttctttttataaatttgaaacaatcaataattataatgtataaaaaatgagatatcaaaaattgtatttcaaattttataacaatttcatattaaattttatttatttctcaaaatcaagtattttatttagtgAGAGGTACAAGTTACATTTCaagatagaaaaagatgaTGAAAgtgattcttttctttcttcgagcCTCTTTCTCCTAACACCCTTCTCCATGCTCTATTGTCTAGAACTGCATACTTAGGTCAGACCACGTGAATCAGGCTCTGTCCAATCAAGGATTTTCCCGCCAGTTCCACTTCAATGACTCTCGAATCATAGTGCTGCTTTCATTCCGCCATTGTACCCGAAATGCACGTGTATTGTATGATATATGTACAGAGTCCAAGTTAAGAAAATGATTGCCAAAGtacaatttataactttttttataGTTGAAACACGAGTCGATTAATTATAagattaaatacatttttcagaaactattaatatataaatattattctttaataacTAATTCAGAGTTTTTCGATAGGGTATTTGTGTTTTTCTTCTTGCCATCatcatatatagatatatgtataaatgcgTCTGACTCTTCATGTAAATGACTTCGAATTTCATTCTTAATGTACACATTCATATccattttggaattttgtttatttggaTTTGGATTTGAATTTACCGCCATATCACTCCTATCGACGTCATCACATCATAGACATCTACTGTCAAATAAAGACAGTtcagtaataaaagaaatccaAGTACTCATACACCATTTTGTAGTATTCGGAATAAGCTTTTGTTGCAATGTCGAAAGCAAAGGTATCTGCAGAATGGAAAAAGCGGGTAAAATCAGAATACATGCGTTTAAGACAAATGAAACGCTATAAACGGGCAGACGAGGTAAAAATTGCTTGGAATCAAAACCGTAAGATTATGTCCGGTTAGTATACTCTTTATTTCTCATTAACGTTAAAGCAAATCTTGTCCTGAATTTTTACTACTTCTTAGATCTTTTAATAGTTGAACAAAAACGATGGGCAGACGGAAAAGCAATGTGGCTTGCAATGCAAGATATACCACCACATGTATCCTGTATGAAAAAGGCAGAAGTAACCAGTTCTGACAATGATGTACAATCATGTCCTGTTAAGATCATTAATGCAGTCACTCCTATACCAACCATGTATACATGGGCTCCAATACAACAGAATTTTATGGTTGAAGATGAAACAGTATTGCATAACATACCTTATATGGGGGATGAAATTTTAGACCAAGATGGTACATTTATCGAagagttaataaaaaattatgatgGAAAAGTATGTGCGATATAATGAGAATAAAAGCTATCTttgttaaaatgaaataatgatttatCATTATGGAAAGTAAGTTTAATCGATTGATTCTAGGTACATGGAGACAGAGAATCGGGCTTCATGGATGATTCAATTTTTGTGGATTTAGTAAATGCTTTGATACAGtatgaaaaagaagacagGGATAGAGAACAagtaaagaaaggaaaagaaaaagaagatgataaagataaagataagaaggatattcttattaaaacagaaattaaaacagaaaaattattggaaGAAGTTAAAACTGATAAAAGTCCATTTCCATCTATgcatatatttaatgtaagaGGCATATATAGAAACTAATTTTaccttattatttataacatttatagtatcattatattaattttttaggCAATATCTAGTATGTTCCCTGACAAAGGTAGGCcagaagaattaaaagaaaaatatatagaattaacgGAGAGATCGGATCCCAATATCTTACCTCCAGAATGTACACCGAATATTGATGGAGTGAATGCAAAGAGTGTACCTAGAGAACAAACAATGCATTCCTTCCATACGTTATTTTGTAGAAGGTGCTTCAAATACGACTGTTTCCTCCATCGTGAGTATAAAAATAGGACATAAATGTTTCACTCTTCTTAAATTGgttatatcatttaattataaagatCTGTATTGAGATACAACCTAATGGCTATACACCATGCTGTATCCCTGCCTTAAATTGATCATCTGTTAATTACAATCATTTATGATTCCTGATTTATTGTAGCAGCCAGGGGAGCGTCGCCGTCAGGTAAAGAACAACACTGCATACAAACGATCATATTTGAACAAAcgcttctttctcgttttacttttatcttctctttctttctcccttttctttcttcttcgttctttattcggtttatttgtttcgtttagCATGGAGAAGCCATCAAGGATACATCTGCAATCATATTTCGTTGGTCGTTCGACGCTGTGAACACATACTAAATTCTACATCGTCTGCGATACTTTCCTTTAGAAATAGCTTCACACTGAATTTACATTGTTACTTATAGGACTTCAAGTCTGTCATCCAGGACCAAATTTGCAAAAACGAAAGGGACCTGATTTGAAACCTTTTTCTGAACCTTGTGGAACAGAATGTTACATGCATTTGGTAAAAACAagaataacaataacaataacaagaAAAGCAGGCAACTAAAACGCGGATTTTGTTTCATAGGAAGGCATGAAAGAAAAACTTGCTGCACAAGCGGCAGATATAAAAGACGAGGAAAGCGATGAGAAACGCGGTGGACCCAGAAAGGTACGGAAACAAGCAAGCGTAGATTCCGGAAACGAAGCAAGTAGTGAAGATAGCAATGATAGCAATAAGTATAGTCAGGCAGGTGGTTGTCAAGGTAATATACAGAATGACTGACTTTTTCTAAATAAGCTATGTAGTATCTACATTGATTCATATGTTG
It includes:
- the LOC122570475 gene encoding protein PXR1-like isoform X2; translated protein: MNIINVSTCTFLSRSCTFGSLTAMVGRRRSRKKEKKNKRKKEREKEKQRCILDGFSMLNETNKPNKERRRKKREKEREDKSKTRKKRLFKYDRLYAVLFFT
- the LOC122570473 gene encoding histone-lysine N-methyltransferase E(z) isoform X2 is translated as MSKAKVSAEWKKRVKSEYMRLRQMKRYKRADEVKIAWNQNRKIMSVEQKRWADGKAMWLAMQDIPPHVSCMKKAEVTSSDNDVQSCPVKIINAVTPIPTMYTWAPIQQNFMVEDETVLHNIPYMGDEILDQDGTFIEELIKNYDGKVHGDRESGFMDDSIFVDLVNALIQYEKEDRDREQVKKGKEKEDDKDKDKKDILIKTEIKTEKLLEEVKTDKSPFPSMHIFNAISSMFPDKGRPEELKEKYIELTERSDPNILPPECTPNIDGVNAKSVPREQTMHSFHTLFCRRCFKYDCFLHPARGASPSGLQVCHPGPNLQKRKGPDLKPFSEPCGTECYMHLEGMKEKLAAQAADIKDEESDEKRGGPRKVRKQASVDSGNEASSEDSNDSNKYSQAGGCQDFKQNVNKETKSEELMEDQAQPENQTPFTLLGLDKRIKTESEPSWTGSEQSLFRALHKAFPGNPCALAQIMLTKTCQEVYQFAQKEASDIPAVENLKDFTPPRKKKKKHRLWSMHCRKIQLKKDSGANHVHNFAPCDHPGRQCDNSCPCIQAQNFCEKFCQCSSECQNRFPGCRCKAQCNTKQCPCYLAVRECDPDLCQTCGADQFHITKISCKNVSVQRGLHKHLLMAPSDVAGWGIFLKESAAKNEFISEYCGEIISQDEADRRGKVYDKYMCSFLFNLNNDFVVDATRKGNKIRFANHSINPNCYAKVMMVNGDHRIGIFAKRAIQPGEELFFDYRYGPTEQLKFVGIEREMEFL
- the LOC122570473 gene encoding histone-lysine N-methyltransferase E(z) isoform X3 — translated: MSKAKVSAEWKKRVKSEYMRLRQMKRYKRADEVKIAWNQNRKIMSDLLIVEQKRWADGKAMWLAMQDIPPHVSCMKKAEVTSSDNDVQSCPVKIINAVTPIPTMYTWAPIQQNFMVEDETVLHNIPYMGDEILDQDGTFIEELIKNYDGKVHGDRESGFMDDSIFVDLVNALIQYEKEDRDREQVKKGKEKEDDKDKDKKDILIKTEIKTEKLLEEVKTDKSPFPSMHIFNAISSMFPDKGRPEELKEKYIELTERSDPNILPPECTPNIDGVNAKSVPREQTMHSFHTLFCRRCFKYDCFLHRLQVCHPGPNLQKRKGPDLKPFSEPCGTECYMHLEGMKEKLAAQAADIKDEESDEKRGGPRKVRKQASVDSGNEASSEDSNDSNKYSQAGGCQDFKQNVNKETKSEELMEDQAQPENQTPFTLLGLDKRIKTESEPSWTGSEQSLFRALHKAFPGNPCALAQIMLTKTCQEVYQFAQKEASDIPAVENLKDFTPPRKKKKKHRLWSMHCRKIQLKKDSGANHVHNFAPCDHPGRQCDNSCPCIQAQNFCEKFCQCSSECQNRFPGCRCKAQCNTKQCPCYLAVRECDPDLCQTCGADQFHITKISCKNVSVQRGLHKHLLMAPSDVAGWGIFLKESAAKNEFISEYCGEIISQDEADRRGKVYDKYMCSFLFNLNNDFVVDATRKGNKIRFANHSINPNCYAKVMMVNGDHRIGIFAKRAIQPGEELFFDYRYGPTEQLKFVGIEREMEFL
- the LOC122570473 gene encoding histone-lysine N-methyltransferase E(z) isoform X1; this encodes MSKAKVSAEWKKRVKSEYMRLRQMKRYKRADEVKIAWNQNRKIMSDLLIVEQKRWADGKAMWLAMQDIPPHVSCMKKAEVTSSDNDVQSCPVKIINAVTPIPTMYTWAPIQQNFMVEDETVLHNIPYMGDEILDQDGTFIEELIKNYDGKVHGDRESGFMDDSIFVDLVNALIQYEKEDRDREQVKKGKEKEDDKDKDKKDILIKTEIKTEKLLEEVKTDKSPFPSMHIFNAISSMFPDKGRPEELKEKYIELTERSDPNILPPECTPNIDGVNAKSVPREQTMHSFHTLFCRRCFKYDCFLHPARGASPSGLQVCHPGPNLQKRKGPDLKPFSEPCGTECYMHLEGMKEKLAAQAADIKDEESDEKRGGPRKVRKQASVDSGNEASSEDSNDSNKYSQAGGCQDFKQNVNKETKSEELMEDQAQPENQTPFTLLGLDKRIKTESEPSWTGSEQSLFRALHKAFPGNPCALAQIMLTKTCQEVYQFAQKEASDIPAVENLKDFTPPRKKKKKHRLWSMHCRKIQLKKDSGANHVHNFAPCDHPGRQCDNSCPCIQAQNFCEKFCQCSSECQNRFPGCRCKAQCNTKQCPCYLAVRECDPDLCQTCGADQFHITKISCKNVSVQRGLHKHLLMAPSDVAGWGIFLKESAAKNEFISEYCGEIISQDEADRRGKVYDKYMCSFLFNLNNDFVVDATRKGNKIRFANHSINPNCYAKVMMVNGDHRIGIFAKRAIQPGEELFFDYRYGPTEQLKFVGIEREMEFL